One stretch of Miscanthus floridulus cultivar M001 chromosome 18, ASM1932011v1, whole genome shotgun sequence DNA includes these proteins:
- the LOC136522612 gene encoding uncharacterized protein isoform X1, whose translation MQSSVVTRGMKNCPADVNAMNNQAEIPNQATEEADVGEQNGCLAGDQHVRTELNLDGHTPNGATMNDVNENGQTQVANIAEDDLFDEENRTRGPSIRRELVQMTRLRKKRLPLVIEPGKRRPNSVMIAVKFATECNIAVRQIVPIFPHWKEYKKYPKMIDAYISRVVSKFHTDADSLPMKKACVAMLKKVVRQQRYKLKKRYFDALPLHLVPKTSPVDTMTNEQWDKLVEHWKNEQKMVTCEKNRENRSKLQFHQTTGSRSYEMQIVDLANKYKKNHQMH comes from the exons ATGCAATCTAGTGTTGTCACAAGGGGAAtgaagaattgtccagctgatgtTAATGCAATGAATAATCAAGCTGAAATCCCTAATCAGGCTACAGAGGAAG CTGATGTAGGTGAGCAAAATGGCTGCTTGGCTGGAGATCAGCATGTACGCACTGAGCTGAACCTGGATGGACACACTCCAAATGGCGCCACAATGAatgatgtcaatgaaaatggacaAACACAGGTTGCCAACATCGCTGAAG ATGACCTATTTGATGAGGAGAACAGGACGAGGGGACCTAGTATTCGGAGGGAACTTGTTCAGATGACTCGCTTGAGGAAGAAGAGACTTCCTTTAGTTATTGAGCCAGGGAAGAGAAGACCAAACTCAGTGATGATAGCAGTAAAATTTGCAACTGAGTGCAACATTGCAGTAAGACAAATTGTTCCAATATTTCCACATTGGAAGGAATACAAGAAGTATCCTAAGATGATCGACGCGTACATATCGAGAGTTGTT TCAAAGTTTCATACGGATGCAGATTCATTACCTATGAAAAAAGCATGTGTGGCTATGCTGAAGAAAGTTGTTCGCCAGCAGCGCTACAAGCTGAAAAAGAGGTATTTTGATGCTTTGCCACTACATCTGGTGCCCAAAACATCTCCTGTGGACACAATGACTAATGAGCAATGGGATAAACTTGTGGAACACTGGAAAAATGAGCAAAAAATG GTGACTTGTGAGAAGAACAGAGAGAACAGAAGCAAATTGCAGTTCCATCAGACCACTGGTTCTCGCAGCTATGAAATGCAAATTGTAGATTTG gCAAACAAGTACAAAAAGAACCACCAAATGCACTGA
- the LOC136522612 gene encoding uncharacterized protein isoform X2, with protein MQSSVVTRGMKNCPADVNAMNNQAEIPNQATEEADVGEQNGCLAGDQHVRTELNLDGHTPNGATMNDVNENGQTQVANIAEDDLFDEENRTRGPSIRRELVQMTRLRKKRLPLVIEPGKRRPNSVMIAVKFATECNIAVRQIVPIFPHWKEYKKYPKMIDAYISRVVFHTDADSLPMKKACVAMLKKVVRQQRYKLKKRYFDALPLHLVPKTSPVDTMTNEQWDKLVEHWKNEQKMVTCEKNRENRSKLQFHQTTGSRSYEMQIVDLANKYKKNHQMH; from the exons ATGCAATCTAGTGTTGTCACAAGGGGAAtgaagaattgtccagctgatgtTAATGCAATGAATAATCAAGCTGAAATCCCTAATCAGGCTACAGAGGAAG CTGATGTAGGTGAGCAAAATGGCTGCTTGGCTGGAGATCAGCATGTACGCACTGAGCTGAACCTGGATGGACACACTCCAAATGGCGCCACAATGAatgatgtcaatgaaaatggacaAACACAGGTTGCCAACATCGCTGAAG ATGACCTATTTGATGAGGAGAACAGGACGAGGGGACCTAGTATTCGGAGGGAACTTGTTCAGATGACTCGCTTGAGGAAGAAGAGACTTCCTTTAGTTATTGAGCCAGGGAAGAGAAGACCAAACTCAGTGATGATAGCAGTAAAATTTGCAACTGAGTGCAACATTGCAGTAAGACAAATTGTTCCAATATTTCCACATTGGAAGGAATACAAGAAGTATCCTAAGATGATCGACGCGTACATATCGAGAGTTGTT TTTCATACGGATGCAGATTCATTACCTATGAAAAAAGCATGTGTGGCTATGCTGAAGAAAGTTGTTCGCCAGCAGCGCTACAAGCTGAAAAAGAGGTATTTTGATGCTTTGCCACTACATCTGGTGCCCAAAACATCTCCTGTGGACACAATGACTAATGAGCAATGGGATAAACTTGTGGAACACTGGAAAAATGAGCAAAAAATG GTGACTTGTGAGAAGAACAGAGAGAACAGAAGCAAATTGCAGTTCCATCAGACCACTGGTTCTCGCAGCTATGAAATGCAAATTGTAGATTTG gCAAACAAGTACAAAAAGAACCACCAAATGCACTGA